In Candidatus Rokuibacteriota bacterium, the sequence CCGACCCGGCTCGAGCCCCGCGTCAGCGAGGCGGGACATTCAGGCGCCGGGAGGGGCTTCGGGTTTCACGGGCTCCGGGGACTCGGGCTCACCGGACTTTCTCAGGTCGAGCATCGAGATGCCGGCCACGGGCTCCGCCCGCTCGAGCTTCGTGATGTGGCGCATGTGCGCCACGATGTCACGGATGCGCTCGGCGGCGCGCTGGGCGAGCCCCACCCACCCCGCTTCGGTCGACCCGGCAGTGACGCGGAGGGCGAGGAGGTCCAGGCCCCCGACGACGGCCGCCAGGGGGTTGTTGATCTCGTGGGCTGCCGCGTTGGCGAGCTCCGCCACCGATCGGAGCGCGGCGCTCTCCTGCTGGGCCGCCTCCCGCGCGAGGCGGTCGCTCGCGTCCCGGAAGACGATGACCTGGTAGCGCCGGCCGCCGTAGTTGACCTCGCGCCGCGTGGCATCCACAGTGACGATGCTCCCGTTCCGCCTGTGGTAGCTGATCCCGTCCACCCGGGACGCGCCGGCCTCGAAGCGATCCGACGGCCAGAACTCCCGGATGTGCCGGCGGATCATCTCCTCCCGGCTGCAGCCGGAGAGCTCGCAGCTCTTCCGGTTCGCCTCGACGATCTGGCCGGTGTCCGCGTTCACGATCTCGATACCGTCGCTGGCCTCATCGACGATCGCGCGGAAGCGCGCGTGCTCGACGAGGAGCCGCTCGCGCTCCACCGTATCGTGCAGGAGCCGGGCGATCAGGCCCACGCCGAGGACGTTCACGACGAGGAGCGGGGCCCACCGGCGGGCGAAGAGCTCGAGGCCCTGAGACCCGAGCAACGCGAACGAGGCGCTGGTGGCGAGGAAGACCAGCGCGCCGAGGGCGAAGGCGTGACGGGGTCGCACCCGCTCGGCCCCGCCGCAGCGCCGGTGGACGAGGGCCGCGAGGAACGCGACGGCGAGGAGGCCCAGGACTCCGGCGAGGGCGCCCGAGCCGCCGCGCGAGATCCGATAGGCGACCGCGATCGCGGCCGCGACGAGCGCGGCCGGCCAGCCCTCGAACAGGCCGATCAGCGCCACGGGAACATGACGCGCGTCCACGTACGCGCCGCCGCCGACGGCGATCCGCTGGACCATCATCAGGACCGCGAGGGCTCCGAACGCGGCGCCGGTCAGGAGCTGACGTCCCAGGCGGTACGCGGGATCGCCGAACGGGAGCCAGCGCCCGACGTAGGAGTAGAGCAGCACGCCGAGGATCAGGTAGCCGATGTTCTCGAGGAGGTGAACGAAGGATTGCATCAGCCCGCCGCCCGCGGCGCGGCGCGCGTCCCCGGCTTCGTGAGGACGTCCCGGAGGAACTTGCCCGTGTACGAGCCGTCCACCTGCGCGAGGTGCTCCGGCGTCCCCTCGGCGACGATCTCGCCGCCCGCCTCGCCCCCCTCCGGGCCCAGGTCGATGATCCAGTCGGCGCTCTTGATCACGTCCAGGTGGTGCTCGACGACCACCACCGTGTTGCCCGCGTCCACGAGCCGCTGGAGCACGGCGAGGAGCTTCTTGATGTCCTCGAGGTGGAGCCCGGTCGTCGGCTCGTCCAGGATGTAGAGGTAGTCCGAGGTCAGGCGCGTCCCCAGCTCGGCGGCGATCTTGAGGCGCTGGGCCTCGCCGCCCGAGAGCGTCGTCGCGGGCTGGCCGAGCCGCAAGTACCCGAGCCCGACGTCCTGGAGGACC encodes:
- a CDS encoding PAS domain S-box protein, whose translation is MQSFVHLLENIGYLILGVLLYSYVGRWLPFGDPAYRLGRQLLTGAAFGALAVLMMVQRIAVGGGAYVDARHVPVALIGLFEGWPAALVAAAIAVAYRISRGGSGALAGVLGLLAVAFLAALVHRRCGGAERVRPRHAFALGALVFLATSASFALLGSQGLELFARRWAPLLVVNVLGVGLIARLLHDTVERERLLVEHARFRAIVDEASDGIEIVNADTGQIVEANRKSCELSGCSREEMIRRHIREFWPSDRFEAGASRVDGISYHRRNGSIVTVDATRREVNYGGRRYQVIVFRDASDRLAREAAQQESAALRSVAELANAAAHEINNPLAAVVGGLDLLALRVTAGSTEAGWVGLAQRAAERIRDIVAHMRHITKLERAEPVAGISMLDLRKSGEPESPEPVKPEAPPGA